Proteins from a genomic interval of Microbacterium imperiale:
- a CDS encoding DUF1684 domain-containing protein, whose amino-acid sequence MVSTSASASAASDYSAWAESRRATVTAPQGSLALVLTHWSAPGEPAVDDATARAGHPVDALLTRLQRTDIETGLPQEGYRIWRQDSPANEAFEDIERWDYDPAWVIEGRFELVDEDRVVPFEHIKDGGATRGLPVSGDLVFEIDGTEYRLAAFDTNYGGPKLHLVFGDRTNGAESYGAGRFLFLDHPGATGDLAPGDSTPVTVDFNRAVVPPCGFSNQMNCPLPPLQNRLPFPVRAGEKKVRFAGDFAL is encoded by the coding sequence TGACCGCTCCGCAAGGGTCGCTCGCGCTCGTGCTGACGCACTGGTCCGCCCCCGGCGAGCCTGCGGTCGACGACGCGACCGCTCGCGCCGGCCACCCCGTCGACGCGCTGCTCACCCGGCTCCAGCGCACCGACATCGAGACCGGTCTTCCCCAGGAGGGCTACCGGATCTGGCGGCAGGACTCGCCCGCGAACGAAGCGTTCGAAGACATCGAGCGCTGGGATTACGACCCGGCCTGGGTCATCGAGGGCCGCTTCGAGCTCGTCGACGAAGACCGCGTCGTTCCCTTCGAGCACATCAAGGACGGCGGCGCGACGCGCGGTCTCCCGGTTTCCGGCGACCTCGTGTTCGAGATCGACGGCACGGAGTACCGCCTCGCCGCCTTCGACACCAACTACGGCGGTCCGAAGCTGCATCTCGTGTTCGGCGACCGGACGAACGGAGCCGAGAGCTACGGCGCCGGGCGCTTCCTCTTCCTCGACCACCCCGGCGCGACCGGCGACCTCGCACCGGGCGACAGCACGCCCGTGACGGTCGACTTCAACCGCGCGGTGGTCCCGCCCTGCGGATTCTCGAACCAGATGAACTGCCCGCTGCCGCCGCTGCAGAACCGCCTGCCCTTCCCCGTTCGCGCGGGGGAGAAGAAGGTGCGGTTCGCCGGCGATTTCGCCCTCTGA